The nucleotide window CACACTACGCACGCAGTCATACCAATATACTAACGCAATCATACCAACATACGGACGCACTCATACCAACATACGGACGCAATCATACCAACATACTGACGCAATCATACCAACATACTGACGATACAAAAGTATGAGAAAAAATATGAGAGGGATGTGAGAAATCTAATTACTAGTCCTCAACACTCCTCCTTAATTAGCTTTCTCCGCAGATCCTCAAACATCTTTCGGGCCAGTGGCTTCGTTAATATATCCGCGAGTTGATCCGAGCTTCTGACGTGTCTCAGTTCAACCGTCTTTCCAATATGCTCCTGTACAAACTTCCTTGCAATGTCAATGTGCTTTTTGCCCTTTGTTATTTTTCCTTCATGAGTATTGTGCAACATGTGTATTGCTGACTGGTTATCGATATGCAGGAGGGTCGGCCTGTGCAGTTCCAGGATCCTGAGTTCCGCTCCAAGACGTCGAATCCAGCAAATTTCGTCGATGGATGATACAGCTGCTCTGTACTCAGCCTCGGCCGTTGATGTTGCTACCAGACGCTGTCTCTGTGTGTACCATACAATAGGGCCTCCTCGCATGATGAGACCCCCACTCGTTGAGTGCCCAGTACGTGTATCTCCTCCGTAATCAGAGTCAGTATAAGGCACGAGTGTTTTACCTCCGTCAAAGTATATCCCAAAGTGTATGGTCCCCTTCAGATACTGAAAAATACGTTTGATCATTCGCCAGTGACTTACCATGGGCGCGCAATTGAATCTGCTCAAATAGTTAACAGCAAATGTGATGTCCGGACGAGAGATGGTAGCCAAGTATAACAGACTCCCTATAGCTTCTCGATATGGTTCGGCCTTTTCCAGTGGTCGatcatttatataattttcttcATCTGTCACCATTCCCCGCTCCATTGGTGTTGAGGATGGATTTGACGCATCAAATTTGAAACGTTCCACAATTTTCTTTGTGTACTGTGGTTGGCTTACGAAAATTCCACGAGGACCATTTTTTATTTGCATTCCCAAATACGACATGTCATTCGGGAAGTTTCtgtcaaatattattttaaattttttattcagtcGATCAAGAGTTTGCAGTATATTCTCCTTGTTTGTTCCTGCAACAAGACCGTCATCTACAAACAAAGCTATTACAGTACTCCGGTCTTTATTGTAGTAGATGCATGGATCGTCATCAGTGTTGCTGAACTCAAGTGCCTGTAGGGACTTTGAAAATTTCGCGTTCCAGTTTTTGGGTGCCTGCTTCAGACCGTAGAGACTTTTTCTCAGCCTGCAGACCCGATTTGTACCATCTTTGAAGGCTTCGGGTTGATGCATGAAAATCTCCTCCTCCAGATCACCGTACAGGAAGGCAGTCCTGACATCGAACGTTATAAGCTTCATCTTTGCAGAAGCTGCAAGACTAAGAATCAGTCGAATCGATGCATAACGTGCAACTGGACTGAATGTTTCAAAGTAGTTTATTCCTTCCTCTTGCTGAAAGCCCCTGACAACAAGTCTGGCTTTAAATCGACCATCATGTTTTCGGCGTAACACCCAACGACAAGTCAACGGCTTTGTGTGACATGGTGGCTCTACCAATTCCCAAGTCTTCATTGCTGTCAGTGACTCAAATTCGTCCGACATGGCTTCGCGCCAGTTTTTGTCCTTCAATGCCTCAGATGTCGAGATGTCTTCGACTTCTCCTACCATGGCCACATCTGCATGATTTTCTCCGCAAGGACGGCTCCATAAGTAGTCGAGAAATCTGGCTGGCGTTTTTAAAGTTTGGCGATTATGTAGAACGCGTTGTTCAGGATTTCCTGTATATTTAATGCCATGTCTTTTTAAAATATCTCTGACATACCTGATATTTTGATGAGCCAATTTCTCATGCCAGATCCTTATAGATGCATTCACCAAACACTTGCTGAGTTCTTCCTGACGAAACatcatttggtataattttcCATCTCGCTTGGCAATTCCTACAGTTTCCTTCGTGTCCAATGTTTTGAAAATGGACTGGTCCGCATTTGCAGTTTGTACATAACCTTTATCTAGCATTTGTGTGACAGAAAAAAGATTGAAGGTTAGTTTTGGTACATGAAGGACATTTTTCAGAACAATTTTGCACCATTCTTGTCCATTAAACGCTTCCAATTGTATGTCGCCAATTGCAACACCTTCTAGCTCAGCACCGTCACCAATCATAACCATGATTGGTTGTTCAAGCTTGACGGGGTTTGTTATCCAGTCCGCTCTGGATGTCATGT belongs to Lasioglossum baleicum chromosome 17, iyLasBale1, whole genome shotgun sequence and includes:
- the LOC143217692 gene encoding uncharacterized protein LOC143217692 is translated as MDSIKSQMEVLSEDSQGEVNYISWRFKLNLALRSKGLYSVATGLEMKPEGAATDVTVKAWIKKDLEAQTLAGLNVSSNIARKIANCKTAHQMLDKLEVIYGRKSDLTIEGLQRRFFSYKYDTTISTVENCLTIQQYAEELTAEGEEVRDTWTMTRILGILPPRLHHFRTAWDNVSGADKTLDKLIERLRLEEDRLSDNDKDKKPESSNALISNTNGTSWKSNSQKNSSVECFKCGMKGHVKKHCKNKPCAKYIAYCKNHYACNVCNQKGHFARECQKSPNVRNTGEKNKSDRRAFITVGLTTAELNSKSSRDDCSTEWYQDCAATQHMTSRADWITNPVKLEQPIMVMIGDGAELEGVAIGDIQLEAFNGQEWCKIVLKNVLHVPKLTFNLFSVTQMLDKGYVQTANADQSIFKTLDTKETVGIAKRDGKLYQMMFRQEELSKCLVNASIRIWHEKLAHQNIRYVRDILKRHGIKYTGNPEQRVLHNRQTLKTPARFLDYLWSRPCGENHADVAMVGEVEDISTSEALKDKNWREAMSDEFESLTAMKTWELVEPPCHTKPLTCRWVLRRKHDGRFKARLVVRGFQQEEGINYFETFSPVARYASIRLILSLAASAKMKLITFDVRTAFLYGDLEEEIFMHQPEAFKDGTNRVCRLRKSLYGLKQAPKNWNAKFSKSLQALEFSNTDDDPCIYYNKDRSTVIALFVDDGLVAGTNKENILQTLDRLNKKFKIIFDRNFPNDMSYLGMQIKNGPRGIFVSQPQYTKKIVERFKFDASNPSSTPMERGMVTDEENYINDRPLEKAEPYREAIGSLLYLATISRPDITFAVNYLSRFNCAPMVSHWRMIKRIFQYLKGTIHFGIYFDGGKTLVPYTDSDYGGDTRTGHSTSGGLIMRGGPIVWYTQRQRLVATSTAEAEYRAAVSSIDEICWIRRLGAELRILELHRPTLLHIDNQSAIHMLHNTHEGKITKGKKHIDIARKFVQEHIGKTVELRHVRSSDQLADILTKPLARKMFEDLRRKLIKEEC